The Dreissena polymorpha isolate Duluth1 chromosome 10, UMN_Dpol_1.0, whole genome shotgun sequence genome includes a region encoding these proteins:
- the LOC127847551 gene encoding uncharacterized protein LOC127847551, translated as MNATPLHPWVIANKDGMVEAAHCDCKAGLRETCSHVGALLFHIEAIHRLMSRRTVTQEKAYWSMPKAVDKVPYAEIRDIDLTSVSTKKRRLDSVINGEDVQQERQPLKLPYVPEPTALERWELLRDLHAANTHSSVLTVSSGFQDEFIPHILQDGNLPQPLVDLRDDRYLDMSPEALRAHCIELSRTLTVTEEQAINAERLTRYQSKCKKWFRFRLGRITASIMKSVCTTSSENPALSTVLAVCSTKRFRSKATDYGIKQENIALKEYEKRMRTEHENFTITRCGLCINSEYPYIGASPDGFVKCDCCGEGLVEIKCPFTAKDHGLDNIPYLCDGKLKDSHKYAYQVQTQLLDYCDFVVWSPSDIFVQRIEPDIKLGDEIVEKSQAFFTHAVLPELTGSLISRERLHKQTPRTGTLFSDVCPNGPQSANQHPKAAQPLSPVKISTQSMCNSSVKSDEDISQSDGASQELRCVCGDIADKNTECTVKCANENCPHGFLHFKCISIKRKPKPPYYCPSCRHKMWK; from the exons ATGAATGCAACACCACTTCATCCCTGGGTCATAGCCAATAAAGATGGTATGGTAGAGGCAGCACATTGCGACTGCAAGGCTGGTCTCAGGGAGACATGTAGCCATGTCGGAGCCTTGCTTTTCCACATAGAGGCTATACATCGCCTCATGTCCCGCAGAACTGTGACACAGGAAAAGGCTTACTGGTCCATGCCTAAAGCAGTCGACAAGGTGCCCTATGCTGAAATTCGGGATATCGATTTAACGTCTGTGTCAACCAAAAAAAGGCGTCTTGACAGTGTTATTAATG GTGAGGACGTTCAACAAGAGCGACAACCTTTGAAATTGCCATATGTACCTGAACCGACCGCACTAGAAAGGTGGGAGTTGTTGCGAGATTTGCATGCCGCAAACACACATTCGTCGGTTCTAACTGTCTCGTCTGGATTCCAGGATGAATTTATACCGCACATTCTTCAAGATGGAAATCTACCTCAGCCCCTTGTGGATCTACGGGATGACAGGTATTTAGATATGTCCCCGGAAGCTCTGAGAGCGCACTGTATTGAGCTCAGTAGAACTTTAACCGTGACTGAAGAGCAGGCAATAAATGCCGAAAGGCTCACTCGATACCAGAGCAAATGTAAAAAGTGGTTTCGCTTTCGGTTAGGAAGAATAACTGCTTCCATCATGAAATCTGTGTGTACAACAAGCAGCGAGAATCCTGCCTTATCAACTGTCTTGGCTGTATGCAGTACCAAGCGCTTCAGATCGAAAGCCACTGACTATGGGATTAAACAGGAAAACATTGCTCTGAAGGAATATGAAAAACGAATGAGGACAGAACACGAGAACTTTACCATAACAAGATGTGGACTGTGTATCAACTCAGAGTACCCTTACATTGGTGCAAGCCCGGATGGTTTTGTGAAATGTGATTGTTGTGGTGAAGGTCTGGTTGAAATAAAGTGCCCTTTTACTGCAAAGGACCATGGCCTTGATAATATTCCATATCTATGTGATGGCAAGCTTAAGGACAGTCACAAGTACGCGTACCAAGTGCAGACACAGCTCCTTGATTATTGTGATTTTGTTGTATGGTCTCCATCGGATATATTTGTTCAAAGGATTGAACCCGATATTAAACTGGGTGATGAAATTGTAGAAAAATCACAGGCCTTTTTCACTCATGCTGTTTTACCTGAACTGACAGGAAGTCTGATTTCCAGAGAAAGGCTGCATAAGCAAACTCCGCGGACAGGAACATTGTTCAGTGATGTGTGCCCAAATGGTCCGCAAAGTGCTAATCAACATCCCAAAGCTGCTCAGCCCCTTTCCCCGGTGAAAATAAGTACCCAATCCATGTGTAATTCCTCTGTAAAAAGTGACGAGGACATCAGTCAGTCCGACGGGGCTTCTCAAGAATTACGTTGTGTTTGTGGTGATATTGCAGATAAAAACACTGAATGTACTGTGAAATGTGCAAATGAAAACTGTCCACATGGTTTCCTGCATTTCAAATGCATTTCAATCAAAAGAAAACCCAAACCCCCATATTACTGTCCATCATGCAGACATAAGATGTGGAAGTAA